A single window of Liolophura sinensis isolate JHLJ2023 chromosome 6, CUHK_Ljap_v2, whole genome shotgun sequence DNA harbors:
- the LOC135467358 gene encoding uncharacterized protein LOC135467358 — MSNLTLVAVAAERYVAICKPTFTVTARHVQKVLLVMVIFSIFFSIPSSFIFAVVHEQGIVSWRNTTQFNFTNSLPYAYCMFTSTILGPVPTLAYQVFQVVIWFGCMITIIVLYIFVYRVVWKRDKARNSARIRPAVWATPCANAPVGSDDEKATRRPDVRKIVRVPSQGRAHGTTDARTNMPAVEASQISEVSQSLDPSVTTSRMPTSLVLTKKTDNRINAHRKTGTMLFLCTVVYIVTWMPFWLDIFGASNSLTFRHMFFISNATNPIIYGIVNKQVRKAMVSIICRQKPNVM; from the coding sequence ATGTCTAACTTGACTTTGGTGGCAGTGGCTGCCGAACGATACGTCGCCATCTGCAAACCGACTTTTACAGTAACCGCTCGCCATGTCCAGAAAGTTTTACTGGTCATGGTCATTTTCAGCATCTTCTTCAGTATTCCGTCATCATTTATTTTCGCCGTGGTACACGAGCAGGGAATTGTTTCTTGGAGGAACACCACACAGTTTAATTTTACCAACTCACTACCCTATGCCTATTGCATGTTTACATCGACCATTTTGGGACCAGTGCCCACGCTTGCTTACCAAGTATTCCAGGTGGTCATATGGTTCGGATGTATGATAACCATCattgtgctgtacatctttgtGTACAGGGTAGTCTGGAAGCGGGACAAGGCCCGGAACTCAGCCAGGATCCGTCCTGCAGTCTGGGCAACACCCTGTGCAAATGCCCCGGTGGGGTCTGACGACGAGAAAGCCACTCGCAGACCAGACGTGAGGAAGATTGTGAGAGTTCCGAGCCAGGGTCGAGCCCATGGTACAACTGATGCCAGGACAAATATGCCTGCAGTTGAGGCGAGCCAGATATCTGAAGTGAGCCAATCCTTGGATCCGAGTGTGACCACATCACGAATGCCCACGTCTCTCGTCCTGACCAAGAAAACTGACAACAGAATAAATGCTCATCGGAAGACCGGCACTATGCTCTTTCTGTGTACGGTCGTCTACATCGTCACATGGATGCCGTTTTGGTTGGACATCTTTGGTGCGAGCAACAGTCTGACTTTTCGACATATGTTCTTTATCAGCAATGCAACAAATCCCATTATTTATGGCATTGTTAACAAACAGGTGCGCAAAGCCATGGTCAGTATAATCTGTCGACAGAAACCTAACGTGATGTGA
- the LOC135468059 gene encoding uncharacterized protein LOC135468059 gives MNTENLTPDELISPTDQEKEMEEGSGQKLSVTLGSMELTEESLTNENFDLSVDFLGPSDRYTRPPLRACLSDRSYYRPETHTDSPCHPETVYSNIRNKVQQQNKEVIEAAVVNCGSGLQTAYDQLKSPATSRCVIL, from the exons ATG AACACTGAGAATTTGACTCCAGATGAGCTCATCTCACCGACTGACCAAGAGAAGGAGATGGAAGAGGGCAGTGGTCAGAAGTTGTCTGTCACCCTTGGTTCCATGGAACTCACCGAGGAAAGCCTAACCAATGAGAATTTTGATCTGTCTGTAGACTTCCTGGGCCCATCTGACAGGTACACGCGTCCACCTCTGAGAGCCTGTCTGTCTGATAGATCATATTACAGGCCTGAGACCCACACTGACAGCCCGTGTCATCCTGAGACTGTGTATAGTAACATTAGGAACAA GGTACAGCAGCAGAACAAAGAAGTGATTGAGGCAGCTGTGGTGAACTGTGGTAGTGGACTCCAGACAGCCTATGACCAACTTAAATCACCAGCCACTTCTCGCTGTGTCATTTTGTGA